The Microcoleus sp. bin38.metabat.b11b12b14.051 genome contains a region encoding:
- a CDS encoding PAS domain S-box protein, producing MSNKPVIICVDDEPIILESLKIELKKALGEEHLLETAEGGEDALELIDELLAEGCEIVAVISDYLMPHIRGDELLKEIHRISPKTIKIMLTGQADLEAVANTIKYAKLYRYISKPWQSEDLKLTVKEAVNSYFMEKQLAEQNAQLQNLNQELETLVEERTAQLRLSEEKFAKAFRSSPNPITIIRLKDGRYLEVNEAFCKTIGYSAPEILDRTALDLNLWESTPARTNLFAMLDEKKFVRNYEFDWRTKTGELRTGLLSAEIIDIHGETCVISVIQDISDRKLAEEKLRAVAASLAAAQRIARVGNWEYDFSADTTTWSEELSHIFGLDAAQAAPTLTEFPQYVHPDDRQKWQTAIDAAIASGQSYSLEYRILRPESTIAADNCPSQTSEGGFIRYIESRGEAVVNEQGQLIKLFTTLMDITPRKLAEIGLAESEEKYRHLVETSQDIIWSCDAEGHITFINQAVKQIYGYEPEEMIGCSFSDFLAPAQIDHNLELQQRLLTGDAVLQYESIVLGKDGRQIDVNTKAIARLDAFGNITVTTGTTSDITERKQAEIALQKAKEEADRANRAKSEFLSNMSHELRTPLNAILGFSQLLSRDAAQGSDQQQYLGIISRSGEHLLDLINNILQMSKIEVGLVTLNNSTFDLHKMLMNTEDMLKLQAEKKGLQLIFDATPDVPQYVETDESKLRQVLINVVGNAIKFTAEGGVNLRIKHELLANTKNLDISLSDTCCLFFEVEDTGAGILPEEMDNVFKPFAQTEIGRKAQEGTGLGLPISKQFVQLMGGEMTVTSSVGSGSIFRFDVKVSLPNALEIQVAQTARRVVGIEPGQPEYRILAVDDRLESRLLLVRMLSSLGFVVREAENGVEALEIWSSWEPNLIWMDMRMPVMDGYEATKRIKAHLKGQATVIIALTASAFDEERSVILSAGCDDFVAKPFREQVILEKIAKYLGVRYVYDREASLSSDAVTDGDVSAIAQTAPLPLMLNASFFAAMPAPWVDELYAAADAVDNEEIFRLLLSISPVDAGFRRAIADLVNNFRCDRIIDLIEEFRNV from the coding sequence ATGAGTAATAAACCTGTAATTATTTGCGTGGATGACGAACCGATCATCCTGGAAAGTTTGAAGATTGAGTTAAAAAAAGCCCTGGGTGAAGAACACTTATTAGAAACTGCTGAAGGCGGCGAAGATGCTTTAGAGTTAATCGATGAGTTGCTGGCGGAGGGCTGCGAAATCGTGGCGGTGATTTCCGACTATCTGATGCCTCATATTAGAGGCGACGAATTGCTGAAGGAGATTCACAGAATTTCGCCAAAAACTATCAAAATTATGCTGACTGGGCAAGCAGACCTCGAAGCGGTGGCAAATACTATTAAATATGCTAAATTGTACCGCTACATATCGAAGCCTTGGCAGTCAGAAGATTTGAAATTGACTGTGAAAGAAGCTGTCAACAGTTATTTTATGGAGAAGCAATTAGCGGAACAAAATGCTCAACTCCAAAACCTGAATCAAGAATTGGAAACTTTAGTTGAGGAACGGACTGCACAACTGCGTTTGTCTGAGGAAAAATTTGCTAAAGCTTTTCGTTCTTCTCCCAATCCGATTACTATTATCAGGCTTAAAGACGGTCGTTATTTAGAAGTTAATGAGGCTTTCTGCAAGACAATCGGTTATTCGGCGCCAGAAATTCTCGATCGCACGGCGCTGGATCTGAATCTGTGGGAAAGCACGCCAGCCCGCACCAACTTGTTTGCAATGTTAGACGAAAAAAAATTTGTTCGCAACTACGAATTTGATTGGCGCACTAAAACTGGGGAACTCAGAACCGGACTGCTGTCTGCTGAAATTATTGACATTCACGGCGAAACCTGCGTGATTTCGGTGATTCAAGATATTAGCGATCGCAAATTAGCTGAAGAAAAACTCCGGGCGGTAGCGGCTTCTTTAGCAGCAGCGCAAAGAATCGCCCGCGTCGGTAATTGGGAATACGATTTCTCTGCCGATACAACTACTTGGTCGGAAGAATTATCTCATATTTTCGGTCTCGATGCCGCCCAGGCTGCGCCCACACTAACTGAGTTTCCGCAATACGTGCATCCCGACGACAGACAAAAATGGCAAACCGCGATCGACGCTGCTATTGCTAGCGGGCAATCCTACAGTTTAGAATATCGCATCCTGCGCCCGGAATCGACAATTGCCGCCGATAATTGCCCGTCACAGACAAGTGAAGGCGGCTTCATCCGTTACATCGAATCCAGAGGAGAAGCAGTTGTCAACGAGCAAGGGCAACTGATCAAACTGTTTACAACTTTGATGGATATTACGCCCCGCAAGCTGGCAGAAATAGGCTTAGCAGAGAGCGAAGAAAAATACCGCCATTTAGTGGAAACTTCTCAAGATATTATCTGGTCTTGCGATGCTGAGGGACACATTACTTTTATCAACCAAGCAGTAAAACAAATCTACGGTTACGAACCTGAAGAAATGATCGGCTGTTCTTTTAGCGACTTTTTGGCGCCAGCACAAATAGACCACAACCTGGAACTTCAGCAGCGGTTGCTGACGGGAGATGCTGTGCTTCAGTACGAAAGTATCGTCTTAGGAAAAGACGGCCGACAGATTGATGTCAACACGAAGGCGATCGCGCGCTTGGACGCATTCGGAAATATTACCGTCACCACCGGCACAACTAGCGATATTACCGAGCGCAAACAAGCAGAGATCGCCCTGCAAAAAGCTAAAGAAGAAGCCGACAGAGCCAACAGGGCTAAAAGCGAATTTCTCTCGAACATGAGCCACGAATTGCGAACTCCCCTCAACGCAATTTTGGGTTTCAGTCAACTGTTGTCCCGCGACGCCGCCCAGGGTAGCGACCAACAGCAATATTTAGGAATCATTAGCCGTAGCGGGGAACATTTGCTCGATTTGATCAATAATATTCTGCAAATGTCAAAAATTGAAGTCGGGCTGGTGACACTGAATAACAGCACCTTCGACTTGCACAAAATGCTGATGAATACGGAAGATATGCTGAAGCTGCAAGCAGAAAAAAAAGGGTTGCAGTTAATTTTTGATGCCACTCCCGACGTACCTCAATATGTAGAAACAGACGAAAGCAAGTTACGTCAGGTATTGATTAATGTGGTGGGAAATGCAATTAAATTTACCGCGGAAGGCGGTGTAAATTTAAGAATAAAACATGAGCTGTTGGCAAACACAAAAAATCTCGACATTTCGCTGAGCGACACTTGCTGCTTGTTCTTTGAAGTTGAAGACACGGGGGCGGGAATTTTGCCGGAAGAAATGGACAATGTGTTTAAACCTTTTGCTCAGACAGAAATCGGGAGAAAAGCTCAAGAAGGAACTGGTTTAGGTTTGCCGATCAGCAAACAGTTTGTGCAGTTGATGGGAGGAGAAATGACTGTGACTAGCAGCGTCGGTAGCGGCAGCATTTTTAGATTTGATGTGAAAGTTTCGCTCCCTAATGCACTGGAAATTCAGGTAGCTCAAACTGCTCGCCGCGTTGTGGGGATTGAGCCGGGACAGCCGGAATACCGCATTTTAGCTGTGGACGATCGCCTGGAAAGCCGTTTGCTGTTGGTGAGAATGCTGTCATCCCTCGGTTTTGTGGTGCGAGAGGCCGAAAATGGCGTTGAAGCTTTGGAAATTTGGTCGAGTTGGGAACCTAATTTGATTTGGATGGATATGCGGATGCCGGTGATGGACGGCTATGAAGCTACTAAACGGATTAAAGCGCATTTGAAAGGTCAAGCAACGGTGATTATTGCTCTGACGGCGAGTGCTTTTGATGAGGAGCGATCGGTGATTTTGTCTGCTGGGTGCGATGATTTTGTCGCCAAGCCTTTTCGGGAACAAGTGATTCTCGAAAAGATCGCTAAGTATCTGGGAGTACGCTATGTTTACGATCGAGAAGCTTCACTGAGTTCTGATGCTGTAACGGACGGTGATGTTTCTGCGATCGCCCAAACGGCCCCTTTGCCTTTGATGCTGAATGCTTCATTTTTTGCAGCTATGCCGGCGCCATGGGTGGATGAGTTGTACGCTGCGGCGGATGCGGTTGATAATGAGGAGATTTTTCGGCTGCTGTTGTCGATTTCTCCTGTGGATGCTGGTTTCCGCAGGGCGATCGCGGATTTGGTGAATAACTTTCGGTGCGATCGGATTATTGATTTGATTGAAGAGTTTAGAAATGTTTGA
- a CDS encoding reverse transcriptase domain-containing protein — translation MIRHGGNTSESWKNLPWKKFRKDLFRLQRRIFKAVRAGDKRKAKFLQKLILKSKAARFLAIRQVTQLNAGKRTAGIDGKKSLDFLERFQLETLLKDHAGNWKDQGLREIPIPKKDGTTRKLKIPTIADRVWQCLAKYALEPAHEATFHKRSYGFRTGRSAHDAQQFLFSNLNSNVNGIDKRVLELDIEKCFDRINHTAIMDRLIAPKSIRQGIFRCLKAGVNPEFPEQGTPQGGVVSPLLANIALNGIESIHRFHVNGTRITSRTSERHINSPSVRYADDMVIMLRPQDDANEILERIDKFLAERGMKISENKTKITATTDGFDFLGWHFKVLSDGRFKSYPSVDNYKKFRLKVKNIVNCSNYGSKVKAEKLAPIVRGWRKYHRFCDMSGARFSLWFLNHRAHTVFNKETKNTRESSLKLVKQAFPAIPYSENKHIMVKGEKSPYDGDLTYWSERNSKLYNGITSKALKKQNHSCGHCGMKFISDEPVHLHHIDKNHDNWKPKNLLAIHESCHDYLHMGKRVTP, via the coding sequence ATGATTAGACACGGTGGCAACACCAGTGAATCTTGGAAAAATCTACCTTGGAAGAAATTCCGCAAAGATTTATTCCGCCTACAAAGAAGAATATTCAAAGCAGTTCGAGCAGGAGACAAGCGGAAAGCGAAGTTTTTGCAGAAGCTTATACTGAAGTCAAAAGCTGCTAGATTCTTAGCAATTCGACAAGTAACTCAGCTAAACGCGGGGAAAAGAACGGCAGGTATTGATGGTAAAAAATCCCTCGACTTTTTAGAAAGATTTCAATTAGAAACCCTACTAAAAGACCACGCAGGAAATTGGAAAGATCAAGGATTAAGAGAAATTCCAATCCCCAAAAAGGACGGAACAACTCGAAAACTCAAAATACCCACCATAGCGGATAGAGTTTGGCAGTGCCTAGCAAAATATGCTTTAGAACCCGCACATGAAGCAACTTTCCACAAAAGAAGCTATGGATTCAGAACAGGACGGTCAGCACACGATGCCCAACAATTCCTGTTCTCAAACCTAAACTCAAATGTAAATGGAATAGATAAAAGAGTCTTAGAACTCGATATCGAAAAATGCTTCGATAGGATAAATCACACCGCCATAATGGATAGACTTATAGCTCCTAAGAGCATAAGACAAGGAATATTCCGATGTCTCAAAGCCGGAGTCAATCCAGAGTTTCCCGAACAAGGAACACCTCAAGGTGGTGTGGTGAGTCCTTTACTAGCAAACATCGCCTTAAACGGAATTGAAAGTATTCACAGATTCCATGTAAATGGAACTAGGATTACCAGCAGAACCTCAGAGAGACACATTAATAGCCCTTCCGTTCGGTACGCCGACGATATGGTTATAATGCTACGACCTCAAGACGATGCAAACGAGATACTTGAAAGAATTGACAAATTTCTAGCAGAAAGAGGAATGAAGATAAGTGAAAACAAAACCAAGATAACCGCTACGACAGATGGATTCGACTTTCTCGGCTGGCACTTCAAGGTGCTAAGCGATGGAAGATTTAAAAGTTACCCCTCAGTGGATAACTACAAAAAATTCCGTTTGAAGGTAAAGAACATCGTAAATTGCTCGAACTATGGTTCTAAGGTAAAAGCCGAAAAGCTAGCACCAATAGTTAGAGGATGGAGAAAGTACCATAGGTTCTGCGATATGTCAGGAGCAAGGTTTTCACTTTGGTTCCTAAACCACAGGGCGCACACGGTATTTAATAAGGAAACAAAGAACACCCGCGAATCAAGTCTAAAACTTGTCAAACAGGCTTTCCCAGCAATTCCTTACTCCGAAAACAAACACATCATGGTCAAAGGTGAAAAATCACCCTACGACGGAGATTTAACTTACTGGAGTGAACGCAATAGTAAGTTATACAATGGTATAACCTCTAAAGCTCTCAAAAAGCAAAACCATTCATGTGGTCATTGTGGAATGAAATTTATAAGTGATGAACCTGTACATCTTCACCACATAGACAAAAATCATGATAACTGGAAGCCTAAAAATCTTCTAGCAATCCATGAAAGCTGTCACGACTATTTACACATGGGCAAAAGGGTAACTCCCTAA
- a CDS encoding transposase, which yields MRTHGSNREVLGIIPHIDSTRFYPTIQQQQSLAQLFGCCRVVWNDALALCKNSLKLPSSGDLQKLFITQAKKTEERHWLSEVSAIPLQQSIADLGIAYKNFFNSLKGKRKGKKLGSPRFKKKTSQQSARLTRGGFSINRETVYLAHIGNVNPIWSRSLPSEPSSVTVVKDCANRYFLSFVVDVEPVSLEAKNQSIGIDLGIKTFAFMSDGTKAESPSYVKLDRKVRKLQRKLARQEKDSKRRHRTRIKIAKTHNKIADTRKDFLHKLSTKVVSENQAIILEDLNVSGMMKNRKLSRAISLQGWRQFRVFCSVKSVKYDREFVVISRWEPTSQVCSECGYKWGKLDLKVRSVQCINCGATHDRDQNAAKNINKVGMGNRHDSKCTSRRKKTTSVASVDEA from the coding sequence ATGCGTACGCACGGTTCTAACAGAGAGGTGCTGGGGATAATACCCCACATCGACTCTACCCGCTTCTACCCCACAATTCAACAACAACAAAGCCTAGCTCAATTGTTTGGATGCTGTCGGGTAGTTTGGAATGATGCGCTAGCGTTGTGTAAAAACTCGCTAAAGCTGCCTAGCAGTGGGGACTTGCAAAAACTATTCATCACCCAAGCAAAAAAGACCGAAGAGCGACACTGGTTGTCCGAAGTCTCAGCAATCCCATTGCAGCAGTCAATTGCTGACCTAGGGATTGCCTACAAAAACTTTTTCAACTCTCTCAAGGGAAAGCGAAAAGGAAAAAAACTAGGTAGCCCTAGGTTCAAGAAAAAGACCAGCCAGCAATCAGCAAGGCTGACTCGCGGCGGTTTTTCCATCAACAGAGAAACAGTCTACTTAGCTCATATTGGAAACGTAAATCCAATCTGGTCAAGGAGTCTGCCTTCGGAACCTAGTTCTGTAACTGTAGTTAAAGACTGTGCCAACCGCTATTTCTTGAGTTTTGTAGTTGATGTCGAACCAGTCAGTCTTGAAGCTAAGAACCAAAGTATTGGGATTGACTTGGGAATCAAGACTTTTGCTTTCATGAGCGATGGCACGAAAGCTGAAAGTCCAAGCTATGTGAAGCTTGACCGTAAAGTCAGGAAGCTGCAACGGAAACTAGCCCGACAAGAAAAAGATTCTAAACGTCGGCATAGAACCCGAATTAAAATAGCAAAAACGCATAACAAGATTGCGGATACGCGCAAAGACTTTCTGCACAAGCTATCAACTAAGGTGGTAAGCGAAAACCAAGCCATCATTTTAGAAGACTTGAATGTGTCAGGAATGATGAAAAACCGCAAACTTTCTAGAGCAATTAGCCTTCAAGGTTGGCGACAGTTTAGAGTATTTTGCTCCGTCAAGTCCGTCAAGTACGACAGAGAATTTGTTGTAATTAGCCGCTGGGAACCTACTAGCCAAGTGTGCTCTGAATGTGGATACAAGTGGGGCAAGCTAGACTTAAAAGTGCGGTCAGTGCAGTGCATAAATTGCGGGGCCACACACGACCGTGATCAGAATGCCGCAAAAAACATAAATAAAGTCGGGATGGGGAATCGCCACGACTCTAAATGCACGTCGAGACGGAAGAAGACTACTTCGGTAGCATCTGTCGATGAAGCGTGA
- a CDS encoding response regulator, translated as MTSNQTEENKGNILIVDDTPENLQVLSATLSDRGYKIRGVINGKMAIRAARSGSPDLILLDIKMPEMDGYEVCTQLKADPKTSEIPVIFISALDEVLDKVTAFQVGGVDYVTKPFHVAEVLARIEHQLTIQRLKKELMDRNTQLQKEIIERKKAEEVAAAASLAKSQFVANMSHELRTPLNAILGFTQVMSRDSLLNNENIENLRIINRSGQHLLELINDVLDLSKIEAGIIGLDERSFDLYQLLDTLEEMFQIKAEITNLQLRFFVQANVPQYIKNDEKKLRVCLINLLANAIKFTPEGGSIWLRASLESNQQQHESAINLNSRSPEECGIIFEVEDTGVGIAAAEIDNLFDAFVQTEAGKKAADGTGLGLTITRKYVQIMGGNIGVESVLDQGSSFKFNIRAFPAIESEIKVTTLQRVIGLEAEQPVYRILAVDDNQENRLLLVKMLQPIGFEVLEAENGLQAVELWESWQPDLIWLDTRMPVMDGLEAVRQIRVKEKATQGRTVIIALTASTFEERKGEIIAAGCDDFVRKPFQEQILFDKMACYLGVRYICEQLPGVPVGALRRYFVAEKPDSFFLSLLAEMPRYWVQELYEAVNDVNEELAIEIVDRISETNPILADALKDLLADYRLDRILALTQLILK; from the coding sequence ATGACCAGCAATCAAACAGAAGAGAATAAGGGCAACATATTAATTGTTGACGACACTCCCGAAAATTTGCAAGTTTTATCAGCAACACTGTCGGATCGGGGTTACAAAATCCGGGGCGTAATTAACGGCAAAATGGCAATCAGAGCCGCGCGATCGGGTTCTCCAGATTTGATTTTACTAGATATCAAAATGCCAGAAATGGACGGCTACGAAGTTTGCACGCAACTCAAGGCAGATCCGAAAACATCAGAAATTCCAGTTATTTTCATCAGCGCTTTAGATGAAGTATTGGACAAAGTAACAGCCTTTCAAGTTGGAGGAGTAGATTATGTCACAAAACCGTTTCATGTGGCAGAAGTTTTAGCGAGAATCGAACACCAACTGACTATCCAAAGACTGAAAAAAGAATTGATGGATCGCAATACCCAATTGCAAAAAGAAATCATTGAACGCAAAAAAGCCGAAGAAGTCGCAGCCGCTGCATCGCTGGCAAAAAGTCAATTTGTTGCCAACATGAGCCACGAATTGCGGACTCCCTTGAACGCGATCCTCGGTTTTACCCAAGTCATGAGCCGCGACTCTTTGCTCAACAACGAAAATATCGAAAATCTCCGAATTATCAACCGCAGCGGTCAACATTTGCTGGAACTAATTAACGATGTTTTAGATTTGTCGAAAATAGAAGCAGGGATAATTGGGTTAGACGAACGCAGCTTTGACCTTTATCAACTGCTCGATACTCTCGAAGAGATGTTTCAAATCAAAGCTGAAATTACAAATTTGCAACTGAGATTTTTCGTGCAGGCGAATGTTCCCCAATATATAAAAAATGACGAAAAAAAGCTGCGCGTCTGCTTGATTAACCTGCTGGCAAATGCCATAAAATTCACTCCTGAAGGCGGCAGCATTTGGTTGCGTGCGAGCCTTGAAAGCAACCAGCAGCAACATGAATCAGCAATCAATCTTAACTCAAGGTCACCTGAAGAATGTGGAATTATTTTTGAAGTTGAAGACACAGGAGTTGGCATAGCAGCAGCAGAAATTGACAATTTATTTGATGCTTTTGTGCAAACAGAAGCTGGAAAAAAAGCGGCTGACGGTACGGGATTGGGTTTGACTATTACTAGAAAATACGTGCAGATAATGGGCGGAAATATTGGGGTGGAAAGTGTTTTAGATCAGGGGAGCAGTTTTAAATTTAATATTCGGGCATTTCCCGCTATTGAGTCTGAAATCAAAGTCACGACATTGCAGCGGGTAATTGGATTAGAAGCAGAGCAACCGGTTTATCGAATTTTAGCCGTTGACGACAACCAAGAAAATCGGCTGCTGCTAGTAAAAATGCTGCAACCAATTGGTTTTGAAGTCCTAGAAGCAGAAAACGGTCTCCAAGCTGTTGAACTGTGGGAAAGTTGGCAGCCTGATTTAATTTGGCTGGATACGCGAATGCCAGTAATGGACGGTTTGGAAGCTGTCAGACAAATTAGAGTTAAGGAGAAAGCAACTCAGGGCAGAACTGTAATTATTGCTCTGACTGCTAGCACTTTTGAGGAAAGAAAAGGCGAAATTATTGCCGCAGGTTGCGACGATTTTGTGCGGAAACCTTTTCAAGAACAAATCCTGTTTGATAAGATGGCTTGTTATTTGGGAGTGCGCTATATTTGTGAACAATTACCGGGAGTCCCGGTGGGGGCTTTACGGCGTTATTTTGTGGCGGAAAAACCAGATTCATTTTTTCTGTCGCTGCTGGCCGAGATGCCTCGATATTGGGTGCAGGAACTCTACGAGGCAGTTAATGATGTTAATGAAGAGCTGGCAATTGAAATTGTCGATCGCATTTCTGAAACAAATCCAATTTTAGCTGATGCTTTAAAAGATTTGCTGGCAGATTACCGACTCGATAGGATTCTGGCTTTAACTCAATTAATTTTAAAATAA
- a CDS encoding PAS domain S-box protein, translating into MDNREIKILVVDDQPSNLRFLSELLTAEGYQVYRAICGQLALNAAIVHCPDLILLDIRMPQMNGYEVCQRLKATAQTEQIPVIFLSVLDNINDKLQAFRVGGVDYIAKPFQVEEVLARIDKQVCLQKLQQQLKEQNAQLQQSQSLLASILNSSLDGVVAYSAVRNSQGNIVDFQWLLVNPAAEKISGDAFKALVGKRLLVEIPQVRNNGLFDLYVSVVETGETLDQEFYYQHDRVTSAWLHIVAVKLNDGLAVTFRNITDRKLGEIALRESEERFRAIFEQTAVGIAKTALCGRFLRVNPGFCQIVRYAASELLQLDWQVITHPDDMEADREYVRLLLSGEIETFSREKRLLCKDREVCWANVTVSAMRDAEGTAQYLICAIEDISERKLVQELLQASLETQTRYSQELTRSNAELEQFAYVASHDLQAPLGTIAGYAQLLERRYHNQLDAEGNRFLGNIVNSCVRMQGLIDDLLEYSRVGRSQKRFDLIDCNQLFDDACANLQLAIAKNQASVTRGDLPRVTGDSFQMLQLFQNLIGNAIKYRSSLPPLVRAHAQRQGDNWVFSVQDNGIGIAQQHHGQIFQIFQRLHTQKEYSGTGIGLAICQRIVDRHGGRLWIESEPGRGSIFYFSLPVPE; encoded by the coding sequence ATGGATAATAGGGAAATTAAAATATTGGTGGTTGACGACCAACCCAGCAATCTGCGGTTTTTGTCCGAGCTGCTAACAGCCGAGGGATATCAGGTTTACCGAGCTATTTGCGGTCAACTGGCGTTGAATGCTGCAATAGTTCACTGCCCCGATTTAATTTTGCTAGACATTAGAATGCCGCAAATGAACGGTTATGAAGTTTGTCAGAGGCTGAAAGCGACGGCCCAAACAGAACAAATTCCGGTGATTTTTTTAAGCGTATTAGATAATATTAATGATAAATTACAAGCTTTTCGAGTGGGCGGGGTAGACTATATTGCTAAACCTTTTCAAGTAGAAGAAGTTTTGGCGCGCATCGACAAGCAAGTCTGCTTGCAAAAACTGCAACAGCAATTAAAGGAGCAGAACGCTCAACTGCAACAGTCGCAATCGCTGCTGGCTAGTATTTTAAATAGTTCTTTAGACGGTGTGGTGGCTTATTCTGCTGTCCGCAACAGTCAGGGAAATATTGTAGATTTCCAATGGCTGTTAGTCAACCCTGCTGCCGAAAAAATTTCAGGTGACGCATTTAAAGCGCTCGTTGGCAAGCGTTTGTTGGTAGAAATTCCTCAAGTTCGTAACAATGGGTTATTTGATTTGTACGTTTCTGTAGTAGAGACCGGAGAAACTTTAGACCAAGAATTTTATTACCAACACGATCGAGTTACAAGTGCTTGGCTGCATATTGTCGCGGTCAAATTAAATGACGGTCTGGCCGTAACATTTCGCAATATCACCGATCGCAAATTAGGAGAAATTGCCCTGCGCGAAAGCGAAGAACGGTTCCGGGCGATCTTCGAGCAAACGGCAGTCGGCATCGCTAAAACCGCGCTCTGCGGTCGATTTTTGCGGGTCAATCCCGGCTTTTGTCAAATTGTCCGCTATGCAGCATCGGAATTGTTGCAGCTTGATTGGCAGGTAATTACTCACCCGGATGATATGGAAGCTGACAGAGAATACGTGCGCTTGTTGTTATCGGGAGAGATTGAAACTTTTTCTCGGGAAAAGCGTTTGCTGTGCAAAGATCGGGAAGTGTGCTGGGCGAATGTTACGGTTTCGGCAATGCGCGATGCTGAGGGGACGGCGCAGTATTTGATTTGTGCGATCGAGGATATTTCCGAGCGCAAGCTGGTACAAGAACTGCTGCAAGCGAGTTTAGAAACTCAAACCCGCTACTCTCAAGAATTAACTCGCTCTAATGCCGAACTAGAACAGTTTGCCTATGTGGCTTCTCACGATTTGCAGGCGCCTTTGGGCACGATTGCCGGCTACGCTCAACTATTAGAAAGGCGCTATCACAACCAACTTGATGCCGAAGGAAATAGATTTCTGGGCAATATTGTTAATTCTTGCGTGCGGATGCAGGGGCTGATTGATGATTTGCTGGAGTATTCGCGGGTAGGTCGCAGTCAGAAACGTTTCGATCTGATAGATTGCAATCAGCTTTTTGATGATGCTTGCGCTAATTTGCAGTTGGCGATCGCTAAAAATCAAGCTTCTGTTACTAGGGGCGATTTGCCAAGGGTAACAGGTGACAGTTTTCAAATGCTGCAACTGTTTCAAAATTTAATTGGTAATGCCATTAAGTACCGCAGTAGCCTGCCGCCACTCGTCCGGGCCCACGCCCAGCGTCAGGGGGATAACTGGGTGTTTTCGGTTCAGGACAACGGTATTGGCATTGCCCAACAGCACCACGGGCAAATTTTTCAGATTTTTCAGCGCTTGCACACTCAAAAAGAGTATTCGGGCACTGGTATCGGCTTAGCGATTTGTCAAAGGATTGTCGATCGCCACGGCGGCCGCCTTTGGATAGAATCAGAACCTGGTAGAGGCTCGATTTTTTATTTTTCTCTTCCGGTTCCCGAGTAA